In the Pseudorasbora parva isolate DD20220531a chromosome 23, ASM2467924v1, whole genome shotgun sequence genome, one interval contains:
- the purg gene encoding purine-rich element-binding protein gamma yields the protein MIMADSQRRGTDRGRGRMTSGYSQQYANSKASDIQELASKRVDIQKKRFYLDVKQSTRGRFLKIAEVWIGRGRHDNIRKSKLTLSMSMAPDLRYCLGDFIDYYAHIGLRGCQAPDRRPDEQSNGQGRALDPRRRAADPAASPSGSAASEEQTHRVLKSEFIERDNRKYYLDLKENQRGRFLRIRQTVTRGHGSMGYYGQGIEQTIVLPAQGLIEFRDALSQLIDDYGDDEPERACARNHDESPELPEAASFRVDNKRFYFDVGSNRFGVFLKISEVRQPYRNTITVPLKAWARFGENFIRYEEEMRHIFSCHKEKRTDTEEQED from the coding sequence ATGATTATGGCCGATAGTCAGCGGAGGGGCACGGACAGAGGCAGAGGCAGGATGACATCGGGATACTCGCAGCAGTACGCGAATAGCAAAGCGTCAGATATACAGGAGCTCGCGTCCAAACGCGTGGACATCCAGAAGAAGCGCTTCTACCTGGACGTGAAGCAGAGTACGCGCGGCCGCTTCCTGAAGATCGCCGAGGTGTGGATCGGCCGAGGCAGACACGACAACATCCGCAAGAGCAAGCTCACACTGTCCATGTCCATGGCACCCGACTTGCGCTACTGCCTGGGCGACTTCATCGATTACTACGCGCACATCGGGCTCCGAGGATGCCAGGCGCCGGACCGCCGGCCGGATGAGCAGAGCAACGGCCAGGGCCGCGCGCTGGACCCCCGCCGGAGAGCAGCGGACCCAGCAGCGTCTCCAAGCGGGTCCGCTGCATCCGAGGAGCAGACGCACCGGGTGCTGAAGAGCGAGTTCATCGAGCGGGACAACAGGAAGTACTACCTGGACCTGAAGGAGAACCAGCGCGGTCGGTTCCTGCGCATCAGGCAGACCGTCACCCGAGGACACGGCAGCATGGGGTACTACGGGCAGGGCATCGAGCAGACCATCGTGCTGCCCGCGCAAGGGCTCATCGAGTTCCGAGACGCGCTGTCTCAGCTCATCGACGACTACGGCGACGACGAACCCGAGCGGGCCTGCGCGCGGAACCACGATGAGTCGCCCGAGCTGCCCGAGGCGGCGTCGTTCCGCGTCGACAACAAGCGCTTTTACTTCGACGTGGGCTCGAACAGGTTCGGCGTGTTTCTGAAGATCAGCGAGGTCCGGCAGCCCTACAGGAACACCATCACCGTCCCGCTAAAAGCCTGGGCGCGCTTCGGGGAGAACTTCATCAGGTACGAGGAGGAGATGCGACACATCTTCAGCTGTCATAAAGAGAAGAGGACAGACACGGAGGAGCAAGAGGATTGA